A section of the Oryzias latipes chromosome 8, ASM223467v1 genome encodes:
- the LOC101169459 gene encoding 3-mercaptopyruvate sulfurtransferase isoform X2, with protein sequence MCTFLFLKSGVIKAPTMGSKCSFNVLSNVYSVGSGPFALGRLCWSKLELRTRVNMAAQTRALVSVQWLADAIKNKLAGPKLRILDTSWYLPKAKRVPRDEFAQKHIPGASFFDIDECSDSTSPYDHMLPTSSHFSQYVGDLGIGNDTHVVVYDTSDFGAFSAPRVWWMFRAFGHGLVSVLDGGMKNWVSEGHPVTSEYNKPECRDFRATLNVSWVKSFEDVMENIRTKEVQVVDARSPGRFKGTEPEPREDILPGHFPGAINIPFMSLRDDSGKLLGPEALTKVFKDAGVDLQQPLWVTCGSGVTACHVALAAHQLGYPGVCLYDGSWVEWFQRASPEYILSEGKVKKQ encoded by the exons atgtgtacttttttatttttgaaaagtgGTGTGATAAAGGCTCCCACTATGGGCTCCAAGTGTTCATTTAATGTCTTATCTAATGTTTATTCCGTGGGTTCGGGTCCATTTGCTCTGGGGCGCCTCTGCTGGTCCAAACTGGAACTTCGCACTCGGGTGAACATGGCTGCACAAACTCGGGCTCTG GTGTCTGTTCAGTGGCTTGCAGACGCCATCAAAAACAAACTTGCCGGTCCAAAACTTCGCATTCTTGACACTTCTTGGTATTTACCAAAAGCAAAGCGGGTTCCGCGGGATGAGTTCGCTCAGAAACACATACCGGGAGCTTCTTTCTTCGACATCGACGAGTGCAGTGACTCCACTTCTCCTTATGATCATATGCTGCCAACTTCCAGCCACTTCTCCCAGTATGTCGGAGATTTGGGCATCGGGAACGACACGCACGTTGTGGTTTATGACACCAGCGACTTTGGGGCGTTCAGCGCTCCCCGCGTGTGGTGGATGTTCCGGGCGTTCGGACACGGGTTGGTGTCGGTGCTGGACGGAGGCATGAAGAACTGGGTGTCTGAGGGACACCCGGTGACATCTGAATACAACAAACCGGAGTGCCGAGATTTCCGAGCGACCCTGAACGTGTCATGGGTAAAGAGTTTTGAAGACGTGATGGAGAACATCAGAACCAAGGAGGTCCAGGTCGTGGATGCCAGGTCACCCGGCCGGTTCAAGGGTACTGAGccagaacccagagagg ACATTCTTCCCGGACATTTCCCAGGAGCGATCAACATTCCCTTCATGTCTTTACGTGACGATTCTGGAAAACTTCTGGGACCTGAAGCTCTGACCAAGGTTTTCAAAGATGCCGGGGTGGACCTGCAACAGCCGCTCTGGGTCACCTGTGGCTCTGGCGTCACGGCGTGCCACGTTGCACTGGCGGCTCACCAGCTCGGGTATCCCGGGGTTTGCCTTTATGATGGTTCCTGGGTGGAGTGGTTTCAGAGGGCGTCACCAGAATACATCCTCTCTGAGGGGAAAgtgaagaaacaataa
- the LOC101169459 gene encoding thiosulfate sulfurtransferase isoform X3: MGSKCSFNVLSNVYSVGSGPFALGRLCWSKLELRTRVNMAAQTRALVSVQWLADAIKNKLAGPKLRILDTSWYLPNTKRVTRDEFAQKHIPGASFFDIDECSDSTSPYDHMLPTSSHFSKYVGDLGIGNDTHVVVYDTSDFGAYSAPRVWWMFRAFGHGLVSVLDGGMKNWVAEGHPVTSEYNKPERQDFRATLNVSWVKSFEDVMENIRTKEVQVVDTRIPGRFNGIEPEPREGLKKTECSPEKGGAETTVEGDMKTSSGTGRNEEDALLHDTIQAATWNRTQSFQGRYSLPDVVKMDEGQQ, from the exons ATGGGCTCCAAGTGTTCATTTAATGTCTTATCTAATGTTTATTCCGTGGGTTCGGGTCCATTTGCTCTGGGGCGCCTCTGCTGGTCCAAACTGGAACTTCGCACTCGGGTGAACATGGCTGCACAAACTCGGGCTCTGGTGTCTGTTCAGTGGCTTGCAGACGCCATCAAAAACAAACTTGCCGGTCCAAAACTTCGCATTCTTGACACTTCTTGGTATTTGCCGAACACAAAGCGGGTTACGCGGGATGAGTTCGCTCAGAAACACATACCAGGAGCTTCTTTCTTCGACATCGACGAGTGCAGTGACTCCACTTCTCCTTATGATCATATGCTGCCAACTTCCAGCCACTTCTCCAAGTATGTCGGAGATTTGGGCATCGGGAACGACACGCACGTTGTGGTTTATGACACCAGCGACTTTGGGGCATACAGCGCTCCCCGCGTGTGGTGGATGTTCCGGGCGTTCGGACACGGGTTGGTGTCGGTGCTGGACGGAGGCATGAAGAACTGGGTGGCTGAAGGACACCCGGTGACATCTGAATACAACAAACCGGAGCGCCAAGATTTCCGAGCGACCCTGAACGTGTCATGGGTAAAGAGTTTTGAAGACGTGATGGAGAACATCAGAACCAAGGAGGTCCAGGTCGTGGATACCAGGATACCCGGCAGGTTCAACGGGATTGAGCCAGAACCTAGAGAGG GTCTAAAGAAGACAGAATGCAGTCCAGaaaaaggaggagcagaaactACAG TGGAAGGTGACATGAAGACCAGCAGTGGGACAGGAAGGAAT GAAGAAGATGCTTTACTACATGACACCATTCAGGCAGCCACATGGAACAGAACTCAGTCATTTCAAGGAAGATATTCCCTGCCTGATGTTGTAAAGATGGATGAAGGACAACAGTAG
- the LOC101169459 gene encoding 3-mercaptopyruvate sulfurtransferase isoform X1 has translation MGSKCSFNVLSNVYSVGSGPFALGRLCWSKLELRTRVNMAAQTRALVSVQWLADAIKNKLAGPKLRILDTSWYLPNTKRVTRDEFAQKHIPGASFFDIDECSDSTSPYDHMLPTSSHFSKYVGDLGIGNDTHVVVYDTSDFGAYSAPRVWWMFRAFGHGLVSVLDGGMKNWVAEGHPVTSEYNKPERQDFRATLNVSWVKSFEDVMENIRTKEVQVVDTRIPGRFNGIEPEPREDILPGHFPGAINIPFTSLRDDSGKLLGPEALTKVFKDAGVDLQQPLWVTCGSGVTACHVVLAAHQLGYPGVCLYDGSWVEWFQRASPEYIISEGKVKKQ, from the exons ATGGGCTCCAAGTGTTCATTTAATGTCTTATCTAATGTTTATTCCGTGGGTTCGGGTCCATTTGCTCTGGGGCGCCTCTGCTGGTCCAAACTGGAACTTCGCACTCGGGTGAACATGGCTGCACAAACTCGGGCTCTGGTGTCTGTTCAGTGGCTTGCAGACGCCATCAAAAACAAACTTGCCGGTCCAAAACTTCGCATTCTTGACACTTCTTGGTATTTGCCGAACACAAAGCGGGTTACGCGGGATGAGTTCGCTCAGAAACACATACCAGGAGCTTCTTTCTTCGACATCGACGAGTGCAGTGACTCCACTTCTCCTTATGATCATATGCTGCCAACTTCCAGCCACTTCTCCAAGTATGTCGGAGATTTGGGCATCGGGAACGACACGCACGTTGTGGTTTATGACACCAGCGACTTTGGGGCATACAGCGCTCCCCGCGTGTGGTGGATGTTCCGGGCGTTCGGACACGGGTTGGTGTCGGTGCTGGACGGAGGCATGAAGAACTGGGTGGCTGAAGGACACCCGGTGACATCTGAATACAACAAACCGGAGCGCCAAGATTTCCGAGCGACCCTGAACGTGTCATGGGTAAAGAGTTTTGAAGACGTGATGGAGAACATCAGAACCAAGGAGGTCCAGGTCGTGGATACCAGGATACCCGGCAGGTTCAACGGGATTGAGCCAGAACCTAGAGAGG ACATTCTTCCCGGACATTTCCCAGGAGCGATCAACATTCCTTTCACGTCTTTACGTGACGATTCTGGAAAACTTCTGGGACCTGAAGCTCTGACCAAGGTTTTCAAAGATGCCGGGGTGGACCTGCAACAGCCGCTATGGGTCACCTGTGGCTCTGGCGTCACGGCGTGCCACGTGGTCCTGGCGGCTCACCAGCTCGGGTATCCCGGGGTTTGCCTTTATGATGGTTCCTGGGTGGAGTGGTTTCAGAGGGCATCACCAGAGTACATCATCTCTGAGGGGAAAGTGAAGAAACAataa
- the LOC101169703 gene encoding SUMO-conjugating enzyme UBC9: MSGIALSRLSQERKAWRKDHPFGFVAVPTKNPDGTMNLMNWECAIPGKKGTLWEGGLYKLRMLFKDDYPSSPPKCKFEPPIFHPNVYPSGTVCLSILEEDKDWRPAITIKQILLGIQELLNEPNIQDPAQAEAYTIYCQNRMDYEKRVRAQAKKFAPT, translated from the exons ATGTCGGGCATTGCTCTTAGCAGACTGTCTCAGGAGCGCAAAGCCTGGAGGAAAGATCACCCCTTT GGATTTGTTGCTGTGCCTACTAAGAATCCAGATGGTACCATGAATCTGATGAACTGGGAATGTGCCATCCCTGGAAAGAAAGGA ACCTTATGGGAAGGAGGACTGTACAAACTGAGGATGCTGTTTAAAGACGATTACCCGTCTTCCCCACCCAAAT GCAAGTTTGAGCCGCCCATCTTCCACCCGAATGTGTATCCCTCAGGGACAGTGTGTCTGTCGATCCTGGAGGAGGACAAAGACTGGAGACCTGCCATCACTATCAAACAG ATCCTCTTGGGTATTCAAGAGCTGCTGAACGAGCCAAACATTCAGGACCCTGCACAAGCTGAAGCCTACACAATCTACTG TCAGAACAGGATGGACTATGAGAAGAGGGTAAGGGCGCAGGCCAAGAAGTTTGCCCCCACATAG